From the Musa acuminata AAA Group cultivar baxijiao chromosome BXJ3-7, Cavendish_Baxijiao_AAA, whole genome shotgun sequence genome, one window contains:
- the LOC135643419 gene encoding casein kinase 1-like protein 3 — MDRIVGGKYKLGRKIGSGSFGEIFLATHVDTLEIVAVKIENNKTKHPQLLYEAKLYNILQGGSGIPNIKWCGVDGEDNVLVLDLLGPSLEDLFVYSGRKFSLKTVLMLADQMITRIEYVHSKGFLHRDIKPDNFLMGLGRKANQVYIIDFGLAKRYRDSTTNRHIPYRENKNLTGTARYASCNTHLGIEQSRRDDLESLGYVLLYFLRGSLPWQGLKAATKKQKYDKICEKKLSTPIEVLCKSHPVEFASYFHYCHSLTFEQRPDYGFLKRLFRDLFTREGYEIDYIFDWTILKYQHAQRTRSQPRASPISGGMTSRAIPMDIDKHQVTSANDVPHGNEVKERVGPSNAARTTVQMQFKLAADKNMGSDHQRLDKLRMGTSSEKPHVPSSSFAFPGAPKKNVLGSKQQSGPTDSSYLGSSSSWIPSLQHPSAK, encoded by the exons ATGGATCGAATCGTCGGCGGCAAGTACAAGCTAGGGCGCAAGATCGGGAGCGGATCCTTCGGCGAGATCTTTCTTG CGACCCACGTTGACACCTTGGAGATCGTCGCCGTTAAGATC GAGAACAATAAGACGAAGCACCCGCAGTTGCTTTATGAGGCCAAGCTGTATAACATTCTTCAGGGGGGAA GTGGTATCCCAAACATAAAATGGTGTGGTGTTGATGGAGAAGATAATGTTCTTGTTCTCGATTTGCTTGGTCCAAGCCTTGAAGATCTGTTTGTCTATTCTGGCCGTAAGTTCTCATTGAAGACGGTTCTAATGCTGGCAGATCAGATG ATTACACGAATAGAGTATGTGCATTCCAAAGGTTTCTTACACAGAGATATTAAACCTGATAACTTTCTAATGGGTCTTGGTCGGAAAGCCAATCAG GTATACATCATTGATTTTGGACTTGCAAAAAGATATCGGGATTCTACCACCAATCGTCATATTCCATACAG AGAAAACAAAAACTTGACTGGAACTGCTCGTTATGCAAGTTGCAATACTCATCTTGGTATTG AGCAAAGTCGCCGGGATGATTTGGAATCTCTTGGTTATGTTCTTCTCTATTTTCTCCGAGGGAG TCTTCCATGGCAAGGTCTAAAAGCTGCCACAAAGAAGCAGAAGTATGATAAGATATGTGAGAAGAAGCTTTCAACTCCTATTGAA GTTTTATGTAAATCTCATCCGGTGGAATTTGCTTCTTACTTCCATTATTGTCATTCTTTGACATTTGAGCAACGGCCTGATTATGGATTTCTGAAGCGCCTCTTTCGTGACTTGTTTACCCGTGAAG GTTATGAGATCGATTATATTTTTGACTGGACAATTTTGAAATATCAGCATGCCCAAAGGACAAGATCTCAACCTCGAGCCTCT CCAATCTCTGGTGGAATGACTAGCCGAGCAATTCCAATGGACATTGACAAACATCAAG TTACCAGTGCAAATGATGTTCCTCATGGCAATGAAGTTAAAGAACGTGTAGGACCAAGTAATGCTGCACGCACTACAGTTCAGATGCAGTTCAAACTTGCAGCTGATAAAAATATGGGTTCTGACCATCAGCGTCTTGATAAGTTG AGGATGGGAACAAGCTCTGAAAAGCCACATGTACCATCTTCATCATTTGCTTTTCCTGGCGCCCCAAAGAAAAATGTGTTGGGTTCGAAACAACAATCAGGGCCAACTGATTCTTCATATCTTGGTTCATCCAGCAGTTGGATTCCTTCCCTACAGCATCCTTCAGCAAAATGA